The proteins below come from a single Drosophila kikkawai strain 14028-0561.14 chromosome 3R, DkikHiC1v2, whole genome shotgun sequence genomic window:
- the NSD gene encoding nuclear receptor binding SET domain protein — protein MKLTAGSHSEIEGGGAQSNTLLHSASELATDEGAAGNAESVASEVLDAQQPTEHQPKVTETPSAAADAEATDQADPDADVDTHTLTGKHQQQQQPRRSAVIRKRDLINLQSNLSPKYIGFANANSPTPLSDSDDTVRSTRRRANQAAAALNSSSTGEILFQDNASPNTTREGDTLSGAGAQLHDRGGSQSYMSPIEKLLIKNGANSPNSTGFEADAEDHGSMQVRKQLKQRKMKRMTKSKAGEAIADIEEKPESQDKEGPSNEQTSNENSQIALIIKSETDAETEAVPAVQLVVSPKDSSCLQAEVDMQTSELAKAETIVSEEAKELTFALPMAASTEVDMRSPPPDLSSTASEVNSMVKSPSSVSIDSAKGMSIVTDPGWPTYQVGDLFWGKIFTYCFWPCMVCPDPLDQIVGNVQSHPQRASVDNTSMPIQVHVRFFADNGRRNWIKPENLLPFAGLKAFEEQREEVLVRHGPRSAKYRQMVPKKTKIAIWHQAIDEAQIVTQLPYAERLEKFFEIYESVVTINKQRRKRTSSMMQDTSDVGSSLYDSNDNLHNRPLMLDLKRERSESPFSPAFSPVKVKNEMRAKRRKLSDGNEAETGTSNSLAVTPLPGQVQAQAGSSTDKILTPDASIYENPEFGQLFDAVKEYVMVHRSEERVEKVLLGVVSNIWSLRYIQMRELERDIASGDMDQQLGSSVLERGRGVGTIKRLSNRLKTLMVRRSMTPVVAPSPTFTEPSAERRILEVPKIKKALNRPIDEVVQDILQLDSKYLFRGLTREPVCKYCYEPGYELQRCSSGCNSWLHADCLERKKSGQKMPKAGGQKKDLSLQPSTSKSPSPTDSEHITADAAVYTTSSTPLVCHECESGQVEGCVICHQIEPPSNEEESQLPQAATENNLLTCGQPMCGKRFHTDCCKYWPQANTSKPSPRCPRHVCHTCVWLDPSGKFQQVGNSKLAKCVRCPATYHQDSHCIPAGTRMLTATHIICPRHSINKSDAHLNVIWCCICVKGGELLCCETCPIAVHAHCRNIPIEKSENYICEECESGRMPLYGEIVWAKFNNFRWWPAIILPPPEIPKNILKKPHGDNDFVVRFFGTHDHGWISRRRVYLYIEGDKLVGDTQRTKTLLHRYYNTGVEEATRFLQIVKERRKEQAIGRQSASKLHPPPYVRIKANKAVPPLRFTPNMEDISACGCPSDAEHPCGPDSGCINRLLFNECNPEICRAGQRCENQMFELRKTPLLEVVYMNERGFGLVCREPIAQGDFVIEYVGEVINHAEFQQRMVQKQRDRDENYYFLGVEKDFIIDAGPKGNLARFMNHSCEPNCETQKWTVNSIHRVGLFAIKDIPANTELTFNYLWADLMNNRKKSCFCGATRCSGEIGGKLKNVPAKEANKGKTADKLKQMRRGKGAPAFRIHVKKIKKPT, from the exons ATGAAATTGACCGCGGGTTCACACTCCGAAATAGAGGGTGGAGGAGCCCAAAGCAATACACTGCTCCATTCCGCGTCCGAACTGGCCACCGACGAAGGAGCTGCGGGCAACGCCGAATCGGTGGCATCAGAAGTTTTGGACGCCCAACAGCCCACGGAGCACCAACCAAAAGTCACAGAAACTCCAAGTGCAGCTGCCGATGCCGAGGCGACGGATCAGGCGGACCCTGATGCGGACGTGGACACCCATACGCTTACAGGcaaacaccagcagcagcagcagccacggCGCTCCGCTGTGATCA GGAAGCGCGATCTAATCAATTTACAGTCGAACCTGAGCCCCAAATACATTGGCTTTGCCAACGCCAACTCACCCACGCCGTTATCCGACTCTGACGACACGGTTCGCTCGACACGCCGACGCGCCAACCAAGCGGCGGCTGCcctcaacagcagcagtacTGGCGAGATCCTGTTCCAGGACAATGCATCACCCAATACCACCAGGGAAGGTGACACCCTAAGCGGCGCAGGCGCGCAGCTGCACGACCGCGGCGGAAGCCAAAGCTACATGAGCCCCATCGAGAAGCTGTTGATCAAGAACGGCGCCAATTCGCCCAACAGCACAGGCTTTGAGGCGGATGCCGAGGACCATGGGAGCATGCAGGTTCGAAAGCAGTTAAAGCAGCGCAAAATGAAGCGAATGACCAAATCGAAGGCAGGCGAGGCCATTGCTGACATTGAAGAGAAGCCAGAGTCCCAGGACAAGGAGGGTCCTTCCAATGAACAGACCTCGAACGAAAATAGCCAAATCGCACTCATTATTAAATCCGAGACTGATGCTGAGACTGAAGCTGTGCCTGCCGTGCAGCTGGTTGTGAGTCCGAAGGATAGTTCCTGCTTGCAAGCCGAAGTGGATATGCAAACTAGCGAGTTGGCTAAAGCTGAAACTATCGTAAGCGAAGAAGCAAAGGAACTAACATTTGCCTTGCCCATGGCCGCCTCCACAGAGGTGGATATGAGGTCACCACCACCTGACCTGAGTTCCACTGCCTCCGAGGTGAATAGCATGGTGAAATCGCCCTCCTCTGTGAGCATAGACAGCGCCAAGGGTATGTCCATTGTCACCGATCCCGGTTGGCCCACCTATCAAGTGGGTGATCTGTTCTGGGGCAAGATCTTCACGTACTGCTTCTGGCCGTGTATGGTGTGTCCGGATCCGTTAGATCAGATCGTTGGCAACGTGCAGAGTCATCCACAGCGGGCGTCCGTGGACAATACATCGATGCCCATCCAGGTGCATGTGCGCTTCTTCGCGGACAACGGAAGGCGCAACTGGATAAAGCCTGAAAATCTGCTGCCCTTTGCCGGTCTCAAGGCGTTCGAGGAGCAGCGTGAGGAAGTGCTGGTCCGGCATGGTCCAAGGAGCGCCAAGTACCGGCAAATGGTGCCCAAGAAGACGAAGATTGCCATTTGGCATCAGGCCATTGATGAGGCCCAGATCGTGACCCAGCTCCCGTACGCCGAACGTCTTGAGAAGTTCTTTGAAATCTATGAGAGCGTTGT CACTATTAATAAGCAACGGCGCAAACGAACCAGTTCCATGATGCAGGACACCTCGGATGTGGGCAGCAGTCTGTACGACTCGAATGACAATCTGCACAACAGACCACTGATGCTCGACCTGAAGCGGGAGCGGTCCGAGTCTCCCTTCAGTCCCGCCTTTTCACCCGTCAAGGTCAAGAACGAGATGCGGGCCAAACGGCGTAAGCTGAGCGACGGCAACGAGGCTGAAACTGGCACCTCGAATTCCCTGGCTGTGACCCCATTACCAGGCCAGGTCCAGGCCCAAGCTGGAAGCAGCACTGATAAGATCCTCACTCCGGATGCCAGCATCTACGAGAATCCCGAGTTCGGCCAGCTTTTCGATGCTGTCAAGGAGTACGTGATGGTGCACCGGTCGGAGGAGAGGGTGGAGAAGGTTTTGCTCGGCGTGGTCAGCAACATCTGGTCGCTGAGGTACATCCAGATGCGTGAGCTGGAGCGGGACATAGCCAGCGGCGATATGGATCAGCAGCTTGGTTCTTCGGTGTTGGAGCGTGGTCGGGGAGTTGGCACCATCAAGCGGCTCTCGAATCGCTTAAAAACGCTGATGGTACGACGCAGCATGACACCTGTGGTGGCGCCCAGTCCTACGTTCACGGAGCCATCGGCGGAACGCCGGATCTTGGAGGTGCCGAAGATCAAGAAGGCTCTCAACCGGCCCATTGACGAAGTGGTCCAGGACATCCTGCAGCTGGACAGCAAGTATCTCTTTCGTGGGCTAACCCGCGAGCCGGTGTGCAAATACTGCTACGAGCCGGGCTACGAACTGCAGCGATGTTCCAGCGGCTGCAACAGCTGGCTGCATGCCGACTGTTTGGAACGCAAGAAGTCGGGACAGAAAATGCCCAAGGCAGGCGGTCAAAAGAAGGACTTGTCCCTCCAACCGTCCACCTCCAAGTCGCCCAGTCCTACCGATTCGGAACACATAACAGCCGATGCCGCGGTGTACACCACAAGCAGCACTCCCTTGGTGTGTCACGAATGCGAATCAGGCCAAGTCGAGGGTTGTGTTATATGTCACCAGATAGAGCCGCCATCTAACGAGGAGGAATCCCAGCTACCACAAGCCGCCACCGAGAATAATCTTCTGACCTGTGGCCAGCCCATGTGCGGCAAGCGCTTTCATACGGACTGCTGCAAGTACTGGCCCCAAGCCAACACCAGCAAGCCTTCGCCGCGTTGCCCGCGGCACGTGTGCCACACCTGCGTGTGGCTCGATCCCAGCGGCAAGTTTCAACAGGTGGGAAACTCCAAGTTGGCCAAGTGTGTCCGCTGCCCGGCCACGTATCACCAGGACTCGCATTGCATTCCAGCCGGCACCAGGATGCTCACTGCCACCCACATCATCTGTCCGCGACACAGCATAAACAAGTCGGACGCGCACCTCAACGTAATTTGGTGCTGCATCTGCGTAAAGGGCGGCGAACTGCTCTGCTGCGAGACCTGCCCCATCGCGGTGCACGCCCACTGCCGCAATATTCCCATCGAGAAGAGCGAGAACTACATCTGCGAGGAGTGCGAGAGCGGACGAATGCCGCTGTACGGCGAGATAGTGTGGGCCAAGTTCAACAACTTCCGCTGGTGGCCGGCAATTATCCTGCCGCCCCCCGAGATACCCAAGAACATATTGAAGAAGCCCCACGGAGACAACGATTTCGTTGTGCGATTCTTCGGCACCCACGATCACGGTTGGATATCGCGGCGTCGTGTTTACCTTTACATTGAGGGCGACAAGCTCGTAGGAGATACTCAGAGGACAAAGACTCTGTTGCACCGATACTACAACACTGGCGTGGAGGAAGCAACGCGGTTTCTGCAGATCGTCAAGGAGCGCCGGAAGGAACAGGCCATTGGCCGGCAGAGCGCCAGTAAGCTGCATCCGCCGCCCTACGTGAGGATCAAGGCCAACAAGGCGGTGCCGCCATTGCGCTTCACTCCGAACATGGAGGATATCAGTGCCTGCGGCTGCCCATCCGATGCCGAGCATCCCTGCGGCCCCGACTCTGGCTGCATCAACCGCCTGCTGTTTAACGAGTGCAATCCCGAAATCTGCCGTGCCGGCCAGCGTTGCGAGAACCAAATGTTTGAGCTGCGCAAAACGCCCCTTTTGGAGGTGGTCTACATGAACGAGCGGGGATTCGGACTGGTGTGCCGGGAGCCCATTGCCCAGGGTGATTTCGTGATTGAATATGTCGGCGAGGTGATTAACCACGCCGAGTTCCAGCAGCGCATGGTTCAGAAGCAGCGGGACAGGGACGAGAACTACTACTTTCTGGGCGTGGAGAAGGATTTCATAATCGACGCGGGACCGAAGGGCAACCTGGCCCGCTTCATGAATCATTCGTGCGAGCCGAACTGCGAGACCCAGAAGTGGACCGTGAACAGCATCCATCGCGTGGGTCTCTTTGCCATCAAGGACATACCCGCG AACACCGAGCTTACCTTCAACTATCTGTGGGCTGACCTCATGAACAACCGCAAAAAGTCATGCTTCTGCGGGGCAACACGCTGTTCAGGGGAGATCGGTGGCAAGCTCAAGAATGTCCCAGCCAAG GAGGCAAACAAGGGAAAGACCGCCGATAAACTGAAGCAGATGCGTCGCGGGAAAGGTGCTCCTGCCTTTCGCATCCATGTCAAGAAAATTAAGAAGCCCACATAG